The DNA region GGGCCATGACGATCATCGCGCGGACGACGCTGGCCGCATCCGGATTGGTGTGGAGATCCCGGATCACGGATTGGTCGAGCTTCAAACAATCGAGGGGAAGGTCCAGGAGGACGCCCAACGAAGAGTAGCCCGTGCCGAAATCATCGAGCGCGACGTGCACGCCAGTCGTGCGAACCTCTCGTAGGAGCTGAGCCACCCGGTCGAGCCCGAGAAGCGCGACACTCTCGGTCACCTCGAGTTCCACCCTCGAGGGATCGACTCCTGATTCCTGCAGGGTGCAGAACAGCTTCTCACCGTAGCCCGGCTCCATGAGCTGAGCCCCGGAGACATTCACCGAGATCCGGATCGGCTCGATGCCCGCATCATCGAAGCGGCGAAGATCCTGACAGGCATGATCCAGGGCGAATTGTCCGAGGGCACCGATCAGGCCAGCCTCCTCGGCCAGAGGGATGAACTCCGCGGGAGAGACCCTCCCAAGCTCCGGGCTGTTCCAGCGCATCAGCGCTTCCGCGCTGGCGACGTGACCATTGCGCAGACGAATCCGGGGCTGGTAGTGCACCTCCAGCTCGCCTGCTTCCAGGGCAGCGCGCAACCGATCTCGCACGTCCCGACGGCGATCCCGACTCTCCGCAAGGCTGGGTCGATAGGCATGCCAGCGATCACCGCCCTGCCCCTTCGCTTCATACATCGCGGCATCCGCGTACCGCACCAGTTCATCCGGGATGATGCTATCCAGCGGCGCCCCCGCAATCCCGACGCTCGCCGTCGCAGTCAGCCGGACGCCCATGACTTCGAAGGGTTCGCGAAACGCGTCCACGACCTGGGCGGCCAGGCGTTCCGCACTCGCACGATCGATGGTCGGCAGGATCACCGAAAACTCATCGCCACCGAGCCGGCCCAGGACCGGGCGTTCGCTCTCGCATACACGCGAGGGTATTTCGGGGGTATCGCGGATGGCATTCCGCAGACGCCCAGCTGCGTAGCGCAGGAGGAGATCACCCCCGCGGTGGCCCATGCGGTCGTTGACGGCTTTGAGTCCGTCCAGATCGATGTACAAGAGCGAGACCGGATTCTCGGAACTCGACGAGCCCACAGCTTCGCCCAGCTTGGAAAGGAAGTGGTGGCGAGTGACCAGCCCGGTAAGCCCATCGAAATGCGCGAGCTTCTGGAGCTTGCGAAACGATTCCCGCTCTTCGGTCACGTCGAACATTGCGCCGACGACCTTGCGCGATCCATATTCGAGCCTGCGGATCCGGTGCAGCAGGATGCGTTCCTCGCCCGAAGCGCCGCGCACCGAATGCTCGACGGTCCCCGTGCCTCCTCGCCTGGCGATCGCTTCGACCGCTTGGGTCAGCTGCCGGGTCGCACTGGATGAAATACTCGAGAGCAACGTGGGCCAATCATTTCTCTCCCATTGCCTCTGCTCTTCGCCGAGTTCCGCCGCGATCTCGCTGGAGCACTCGACCAGGCCGCGGTCCGGATCCAAAGTCCAGATTGCGGTGCCGGAGAGTTCTCTGGCACACACCGCCAGGTCGTGCTCGGAACGGAGCGTGCTGAGCTCAGCAGATAGAGCCATCATTCGTTTCGAGCGCGCAATCACTCGATGCCACGGAACAGCGCCATCGACGGCTGCGATGGCTTCGTGGTGGTCGTCGCCGGCCAACACCGTGTCGACAAGCGCCTCGTCCTCGCATAGCAAGAGGCGCGGAACCCGTTCTCGGCTGGGACCTCGAAGCGGCCGGGGCTCCTTTTCCGGATCGAGACCCCCGCGGATGTCGAGGAGCAGCAAGTCGGGCC from bacterium includes:
- a CDS encoding EAL domain-containing protein, with the protein product MTEPSCKPPMIVWVVTAQEGVWREAAEALKPIGASIVAMHWDEMAEDLGARPDLLLLDIRGGLDPEKEPRPLRGPSRERVPRLLLCEDEALVDTVLAGDDHHEAIAAVDGAVPWHRVIARSKRMMALSAELSTLRSEHDLAVCARELSGTAIWTLDPDRGLVECSSEIAAELGEEQRQWERNDWPTLLSSISSSATRQLTQAVEAIARRGGTGTVEHSVRGASGEERILLHRIRRLEYGSRKVVGAMFDVTEERESFRKLQKLAHFDGLTGLVTRHHFLSKLGEAVGSSSSENPVSLLYIDLDGLKAVNDRMGHRGGDLLLRYAAGRLRNAIRDTPEIPSRVCESERPVLGRLGGDEFSVILPTIDRASAERLAAQVVDAFREPFEVMGVRLTATASVGIAGAPLDSIIPDELVRYADAAMYEAKGQGGDRWHAYRPSLAESRDRRRDVRDRLRAALEAGELEVHYQPRIRLRNGHVASAEALMRWNSPELGRVSPAEFIPLAEEAGLIGALGQFALDHACQDLRRFDDAGIEPIRISVNVSGAQLMEPGYGEKLFCTLQESGVDPSRVELEVTESVALLGLDRVAQLLREVRTTGVHVALDDFGTGYSSLGVLLDLPLDCLKLDQSVIRDLHTNPDAASVVRAMIVMAHSLGLSVVAEGVTEPSQVQILRELDCDEVQGFLFSEALGAAKLIDFVRQPRTL